A single window of Fusobacterium perfoetens DNA harbors:
- a CDS encoding protein jag — protein sequence MTTEIIEIKAMSIEEAKKRAMRVLDIQEDQILNTVEKVKSKSFFGFFAKEGTYEIEYTEEKKSEEVKNTAKPKNIARDLRKERAEKMALEKEKEVLKNEKLKEKLVEKPLHKYETKEIIKEKKDIPADEEKVSEIIEKSKELLENMGLNLNVEFLRMDGKSYIINLSGEDKGIIIGKKGKTLNSFEYLLNSLIKDARIDIDVEGFKEKRTDTLVELANKMAMKAIKTKRVVRLNPMPPRERKIIHEIINKYPELDTFSEGRDPKRYIVIKRKK from the coding sequence ATGACAACAGAAATCATAGAGATAAAGGCTATGTCTATTGAAGAAGCCAAAAAAAGAGCTATGAGAGTTTTGGATATTCAGGAAGATCAGATTTTAAATACAGTTGAAAAAGTAAAAAGCAAATCATTTTTTGGATTTTTTGCTAAAGAAGGAACTTATGAGATAGAATATACTGAAGAAAAAAAATCTGAAGAAGTTAAAAATACAGCAAAACCTAAAAATATAGCAAGAGATTTAAGAAAAGAAAGAGCTGAAAAAATGGCTCTTGAAAAAGAAAAAGAAGTTTTAAAAAATGAAAAATTAAAAGAAAAATTAGTAGAAAAACCACTACATAAATATGAAACAAAAGAAATAATAAAAGAGAAAAAAGATATTCCTGCTGATGAAGAAAAGGTTTCAGAAATAATAGAAAAGTCAAAAGAACTTTTAGAAAATATGGGGCTTAATCTTAATGTAGAATTTTTAAGAATGGATGGAAAAAGCTATATTATAAATCTTTCAGGTGAAGATAAAGGAATTATAATAGGTAAAAAAGGAAAAACTTTAAATAGTTTTGAATATCTTTTAAATTCACTTATAAAAGATGCAAGAATAGATATAGATGTTGAAGGATTTAAAGAGAAGAGAACAGATACTCTTGTAGAACTTGCAAATAAGATGGCAATGAAAGCTATAAAAACAAAAAGAGTAGTAAGACTTAATCCGATGCCTCCTAGAGAAAGAAAAATAATTCATGAAATTATAAATAAATATCCTGAATTAGACACTTTCAGTGAAGGAAGAGATCCTAAAAGATATATTGTTATTAAAAGAAAAAAATAG
- a CDS encoding YidC/Oxa1 family membrane protein insertase produces MSFLYGIFEKILVAIYGMTGSFGLSIILLTILIKIVLLPFTLKQDKSMKEMKKLQPKIDELKDKYKNDPQLLNQKTMELYKEHKVNPAGGCLPLIIQLPILWALFGVLRKEGVVPDEAFLWFSLVTPDPFFILPILNGAVSFVQQKLMGTSNNPQMKNMMYIFPIMMIFISYKMPGGLQLYWLTSSVTGVIQQYFVMNRGE; encoded by the coding sequence ATGAGTTTTTTATATGGTATATTTGAAAAAATATTGGTAGCTATTTATGGAATGACAGGAAGTTTTGGTTTGTCAATAATACTTTTAACAATACTGATTAAAATTGTTTTATTACCTTTTACATTAAAACAAGATAAATCTATGAAGGAAATGAAAAAACTTCAGCCTAAAATAGATGAATTAAAAGATAAATATAAAAATGATCCACAGTTATTAAATCAAAAAACAATGGAATTATATAAAGAGCATAAAGTTAACCCTGCAGGAGGTTGTCTTCCTCTTATAATTCAGCTTCCTATATTGTGGGCTTTATTTGGTGTATTAAGAAAAGAAGGAGTTGTTCCTGATGAGGCATTTTTATGGTTCTCACTTGTAACTCCTGATCCGTTCTTTATACTTCCTATATTAAACGGAGCTGTTTCTTTTGTGCAACAAAAACTTATGGGAACTAGCAATAACCCTCAAATGAAAAATATGATGTATATTTTCCCTATTATGATGATATTTATTTCTTATAAAATGCCAGGAGGATTACAGTTATATTGGTTAACTTCAAGTGTGACAGGAGTTATACAGCAGTATTTTGTAATGAACAGAGGAGAGTAG
- the yidD gene encoding membrane protein insertion efficiency factor YidD, which yields MKKIVLLLIKFYQVCISPFLGRNCRFIPTCSAYTYEAIEIHGIIKGVYLGIKRILKCHPYHEGGYDPVPPKNKK from the coding sequence TTGAAAAAAATAGTTTTACTTTTAATAAAATTTTATCAAGTTTGTATATCCCCTTTTTTAGGGAGAAACTGCAGATTTATTCCCACTTGTTCAGCTTATACCTATGAAGCAATAGAAATCCATGGTATAATAAAAGGTGTTTATCTGGGAATAAAAAGGATTTTAAAATGTCACCCTTATCATGAGGGAGGATATGATCCAGTTCCACCGAAAAATAAAAAATAA
- the rnpA gene encoding ribonuclease P protein component has protein sequence MEKLVKNEQFQKVYNFGKKGYGYYSLIFFAKNNLEYNRCGFVASKKIGNAVCRNRIKRLFREYYKNNEKNIKTGYDLIFVGKKNAGEKFKELKYQEMENDIKKILKKSGLTAD, from the coding sequence ATGGAAAAATTGGTAAAAAATGAACAATTTCAGAAAGTTTATAATTTCGGAAAAAAAGGTTATGGTTATTACTCTCTTATTTTTTTTGCTAAAAATAATTTGGAATATAACAGATGCGGATTTGTAGCAAGCAAGAAAATAGGAAATGCTGTTTGTAGAAACAGAATAAAAAGATTATTCAGAGAATATTATAAAAATAATGAAAAAAATATAAAAACAGGATATGATCTTATTTTTGTTGGTAAGAAAAATGCAGGAGAAAAATTTAAAGAATTAAAATATCAGGAGATGGAAAATGATATTAAAAAAATTCTTAAAAAAAGTGGTCTTACAGCCGATTAA